DNA from Gemmatimonadota bacterium:
CAAGGCACTCAAAAGCCTACCAAAAAGTTTTTGAGGGTAAAAGGCCCCCCTATAGGCAGCAACACGATGGATATTTAGCGAGACGATACTGTTTCTTGCAGTGGATGAAAAGAAATTCGAATCTGTTTATGTAAAGCGGCGGCGATTCGCCGTAGCATAGCAAGTGAGTGCCCTTCATAGTCTGCATTTTCAAGTCTGCAGATGACAGATGCCGATGTCCCAACCTTTTTTGCCAATTCTCGTTGGGACAGTCCAGACTCAATTCTGATCTGGTAAAGTTGGGCAGCAACTTCGGCGTGTATTCTTTCTCTTTTTAACAGGGCTTCCATTTCCTGGTCGCCTTCAACATAGCGTTTGTGAAGAATCGCTACGGCATCGGTAGTTTTTTGTGTTTTCATGAATCATTCTCCAGTGAATAGGTGTGTCGCCTGGGGTTCTGTTCAAAGTTTCTTTTTCTTTGAATTGCGAGGTTAATTTCTGTGGAAGGCACGCGCTGTTCTTTAACAATACCGTGTGAAATCACAGTGGCATTACGTCCCCAAAAAAAGTAAAGAAGCCGATATTGAATGCCTCGATAAGCGATGCGAAGCTCATAGATGTCGTCTCTCAAGTAATCAGATTCGGGCCTCCGAAGTCCATAACCTAATTTTTGGAGTCGTTCAATTTTCACGATGCATTTGGCTTTGACTTTAGGAAGGAGTGCATCAAGCCATGCGAGAACTGGAACGTTTCCATTCGTTTCTTGATAGAATATGACCTGGATTTCCGGCATTGAGTATCGTTATTTCCTGAGTGAAGCTTTTTATATTTATTTTAATGTTCTCAAATTTAAGAACAAAGTCAACAAATTTTATTCTTGAGCAAAGGTGAGCGCGAGATGGCGTCTTCCGGGGTAGATGAGCAGATTGGGCGTCCGCTGAGCAAAATGGCTGTAGCGGGTGGTGGTATGTCTCAGACGATTGTGGTTCAGAAAATTATCGACCCGGAAGAGCAAAAAGGTGAAATAGAGCAAGAGATGATGGAAAATGAAGCTACTCTGGCACAGGCAAAACAAAAGGCCGTAAGCGTTGCTCAGGGAGCAAAAACTTACGACCTTTGAAGAAAGTTCAGCGAAAAGATTTTTGTAGTAGCGGCAGAGGGACTCGAACCCCCGACCCATGGATTATGATTCCACTGCTCTACCAGCTGAGCTATGCCGCCACATGATATCAGGGCGAGAAAAATACAGGAAAACACTTATAGTGTCAAGCAATAGCATTCCATCTGCAACCCATCCCTCGCCTCGCGCATCAAACCTCAAAACCATTGACAACCACCTCAATATAAGGTATCCATAAAATATATCCATGGAGGACCTTATTGATGAAACCTGCACTCACACTCCTCGTACTCATCCTGGGCCTCGGTTTGCCCACCTGGGCAGACGAAGTACACGTCGCCAAAATCAACGGCACAATCGAAGGCGGCGTAGCCGCTTTTGTCACGCGCGTCATGAGCGACGCAGAAGACGCGGGCGTCAAAGCCGTCATCTTTGAAATCGACACCCCTGGCGGTGCCCTCGACGCCGCGCTCACCATTCGGGACGCCATCCTCTACAGCGAGATCAAAACCATCGCCTTCATCAACCCCCGCGCGATATCTGCAGGCGCCCTCATCTCTCTATCTGCCGACCACATCATCATGGTCGAAGGCGGCACCATTGGCGCAGCCACAGCCGTCGATATGCAGGGCAACAAAGCCAGTGAAAAAATTATCTCGTACTTCCGCAACGAAATGAAAGCCACAGCCGAAAAAACCGGCCGTTCCTCCAAATTGGCCGAAGCCATGGTCGATGAAGACGTCGATGTCGAGGGCCTGGCACCTAAAGGCAAGCTCCTCACCCTCACCACGGAAGAAGCCGTTGAACAGGGCATAGCCGACCAAAAAATCTCCGAAAAAAACGAATCGGAAAAACTCATCGCCGTACTCAAACACTACGACCTCGTACAGGCCAGTGTCATCCACCAATCGACCAACTGGGCCGAACAAATCGTGCGCTACCTCACCAACCCCTACCTGGCCTCGTTGCTCATGACCCTGGGATTTCTCGGTCTGATCTTCGAAATCCAGAGCCCGGGCTGGGGCATCGGCGGCACCATCGGCTTAATCTGCCTGGGTCTGTTTTTCGGCAGCCACCTCCTCGTCAACCTCGCCGACTGGTCTGAAATCCTCATCTTCTTTCTCGGCATCGCGCTCATCTTCCTCGACCTGTTCTTTGTCGTGGGCTTTGGCCTGCTCGCCATACCCGGCGCAATCCTGGTCTTAACCAGCCTGTTCTTAAGCCTCATGGGGCGCTATGACCTCTGGACCTGGGACGACATCAACGCCGCGCTCACCCCCTTGCTCCTCTCTGTAATCCTCACCGGTGTCCTCGCCATACTCATCCTGCGATCCCTGCCGCGCTCCAGAATGTGGAACCGCCTCGTACTCGACACCGAAGAAAAATCTTCCGAAGGATATGTCGCGGCACCCTACAGCGACCTCTTAGGCATATCGGGTATCGCATTTACAGACCTGCGTCCCGGAGGCACTGGCGTATTTGACGGTCGCCGCATCAGCGTATCGACCGAAGGCGAATACTTAACCAAAGACACACCCGTCACAATCATCGAAGTCGAAGGCAGCCGCGTCATTGTGCGCAAGACCGAAGACACATAGTCATTTTTAAGGAGCTTTTCATGGAAGCCATTATCCCCCTTCTCATAGTTGCCGCAGGTATTCTGGGACTCTCCCTCTTTTTCTACTTCATCCCCGTCGGCCTCTGGATCTCCGCCCTTGCCGCGCGCGTGCGCATCGGCATTGTCGAACTCATCGGCATGCGCTTGCGTCGCGTGCCCCCGCGCATCATCCTCGGCTCGCAAATCAACGCAACCAAAGCGGGCCTCGACATACCCACCGCATTTCTCGAAGCCCACTTCCTCGCCGGGGGTCATGTCGAAAACGTCGTCAACGCACTCATCGCCGCAGACAAAGCCGGCATTGGCCTGACCGGCGAACGCGCCGCCGCCATCGATCTTGCCGGGCGCGATGTACTCGAAGCCGTACAGGTCAGCGTCAATCCCAAAGTCATCTCCACCCCCATGGTCACCGCCGTAGCCAAAGACGGCATACAGGTCAAAGCCACCTCGCGCGTCACGGTTCGCGCCAACATAGAACGCCTCGTTGGTGGCGCTGGTGAAGAAACCATCATGGCCCGCGTGGGCGAAGGCATCGTCACCACCATCGGCTCCTCGGAAACCCACAAAGACGTGCTCGAAAACCCCGACATGATCTCCAAAACCGTACTCGACAAGGGCCTCGACTCGGGCACCGCCTACGAAATCCTCTCCATCGACATCGCCGACGTGGATGTGGGCGACAACATCGGCGCAAAACTCCAGACAGATCAGGCCGAAGCCGACAAAAACATCGCACAGGCACGCGCCGAAGAACGCAGAGCAATGGCCGTTGCACAAGAACAAGAAATGGCCGCCCGCGTCGAGGAAATGCGCGCCCGCGTCGTCGAAGCCGAAGCCGAAGTACCCCTCGCAATGGCCGACGCATTCCGCAGTGGCAACATGGGCATTATGGACTACTATCGCATGCGCAACATCGAAGCCGACACGCAAATGCGCGAAGGCATCGCTGGCGAAACCGAAGAAGACGAAGACAACACAACTAACCCATAACAAATGGTCTTACATCATGGAACTGGAAATACTCTTACCGCTAATCGTGTTTCTCTTCTTCAGCCTTATCTCGCCGCTCATAAAAAGGCTGCGAGGGACCAGAGAACCCGACGAAACCAAACTCCAGCGCAAGCACCCATCCCGCGACGTAGGTGCCGACGACCCCTTTGAAGAGGAGTTTGACCTCTCTGAATGGGAAGTACTCTTCGGATCCCCCGAACCCAAACCCGAACCTGAAACCCCTTCGGAATTCCAGGAGGTACACGGCAAACGTCCCGTCTCTGAAGCTGATACAGGACCGGAATTTCAAGAGGTACAGGGCAAACGCCCCGTCTCCGAAGAAGACACCGGACCAGAATTTCAAGAGGTACAGGGCAAACGCCCCGTCTCTGACAAATCGTCTTACATCGAAGGCAAAACCTTATTCACACGCGCATCAGAAACCCAAGTACTCCTGCGTCCCAAACGCAAAAAACGCCGTATAAAACTCGATTTTGAACCCAACACCATCCGCAAAGCCATCATCTACAACGAAATCATCGGACCGCCA
Protein-coding regions in this window:
- the floA gene encoding flotillin-like protein FloA (flotillin-like protein involved in membrane lipid rafts) translates to MEAIIPLLIVAAGILGLSLFFYFIPVGLWISALAARVRIGIVELIGMRLRRVPPRIILGSQINATKAGLDIPTAFLEAHFLAGGHVENVVNALIAADKAGIGLTGERAAAIDLAGRDVLEAVQVSVNPKVISTPMVTAVAKDGIQVKATSRVTVRANIERLVGGAGEETIMARVGEGIVTTIGSSETHKDVLENPDMISKTVLDKGLDSGTAYEILSIDIADVDVGDNIGAKLQTDQAEADKNIAQARAEERRAMAVAQEQEMAARVEEMRARVVEAEAEVPLAMADAFRSGNMGIMDYYRMRNIEADTQMREGIAGETEEDEDNTTNP
- a CDS encoding nodulation protein NfeD; translated protein: MKPALTLLVLILGLGLPTWADEVHVAKINGTIEGGVAAFVTRVMSDAEDAGVKAVIFEIDTPGGALDAALTIRDAILYSEIKTIAFINPRAISAGALISLSADHIIMVEGGTIGAATAVDMQGNKASEKIISYFRNEMKATAEKTGRSSKLAEAMVDEDVDVEGLAPKGKLLTLTTEEAVEQGIADQKISEKNESEKLIAVLKHYDLVQASVIHQSTNWAEQIVRYLTNPYLASLLMTLGFLGLIFEIQSPGWGIGGTIGLICLGLFFGSHLLVNLADWSEILIFFLGIALIFLDLFFVVGFGLLAIPGAILVLTSLFLSLMGRYDLWTWDDINAALTPLLLSVILTGVLAILILRSLPRSRMWNRLVLDTEEKSSEGYVAAPYSDLLGISGIAFTDLRPGGTGVFDGRRISVSTEGEYLTKDTPVTIIEVEGSRVIVRKTEDT
- a CDS encoding helix-turn-helix domain-containing protein, which gives rise to MKTQKTTDAVAILHKRYVEGDQEMEALLKRERIHAEVAAQLYQIRIESGLSQRELAKKVGTSASVICRLENADYEGHSLAMLRRIAAALHKQIRISFHPLQETVSSR
- a CDS encoding type II toxin-antitoxin system RelE/ParE family toxin, which encodes MPEIQVIFYQETNGNVPVLAWLDALLPKVKAKCIVKIERLQKLGYGLRRPESDYLRDDIYELRIAYRGIQYRLLYFFWGRNATVISHGIVKEQRVPSTEINLAIQRKRNFEQNPRRHTYSLENDS